CGGGTGGATCGTGCCACGCCGCCGTGCGGCGACGTCGCTGCTCGTGATTCAGCGCGTTGCCGCCGGCCAGTTCGCCGCGGAGATCCTCGTCTGGCTGTTGCTGCTCGGTCTTGGCGGTTTTTGCATGTGGCGGCATATCCGGGCGGGGGGCGAAGTATAGCCTCCACGTGAAAGCGCGGGGAGATTCGGCCTTTCTGCCGGTGCAAATCGCGGCTGTATTTCTTGGCCTCGTCTTCATCGACATCGGGCATGAGGCGTCGCTCGCACAACCTGCGGCGCACCCCGCGCTTGCGTGGCTGAGTCTGGCGGCCTACGCGCTTGGCTTCGCGGCGCTGATTCTTGCCGCGAAGCGTGGCCGGCGCCTGGACGAATGGACCGCGGCCGGTTTCATTCTCGCCTTCGTCTTGCACGTTGCGGTTTATGCGATCGCGCAGCCGGTAGCGGTTCAGTACGGCACCGACGCGCTCGCGTTCAATCATTACTCGGCGCTGCTCGTGCTGCACGGCCAGAACCCTTACGCCGCGAGCATGGAGCCCGCATACCGGCTCTTCAGCGTGCCGGCGTCGGTCTACACGCCGACGACGCACGGCGGCCTCGTCGTATCGCAGTCGTATCCCGCGCTCAGTTTCTTGCTCTACGTTCCGTTTGCGTTCATGCATTTGCGCAGCATGCTCTTCGTCGACGTCGCGTTCGCAGCGTTCAGCATGCTCCTGGTCGCCTTCTTGATGCCGCCGGGGCGCAAGGCGCTGGCGTTGCTCGTGTTCTTTGCGAGCGCCGAGTACTTCGACTTCGCCGTCGGATCGGTCACGGACGTGACCTGGCTTCCCTTCATGATTCTCGTCGCCGCGTTCTGGGAGGAGGAGTCGCCGATCGCCGCCGTCGCGCTCGGCCTAGCCTGCGCGACGAAGCAAGACCCGTGGTTCGTCGTGCCGTTCGCGCTCGTGCATTGGTATCACATGCGCGGTCGCGTGCCGATGCTGCGCAACGCCGGGGCGGCGGCGCTCGCGTTCCTGCTGCCGAATCTCGCCTTCATCGTCTGGAACCCGGCTGCGTGGCTGCATGGCATCTTCTTCCCGATGATTTCGGGAGCGGTGCCGACCGGAAGCGGAATCGTTCTGTTCATCACCTCGAACGTGCTGCCGTTCCCCGTGCAATGGCTGACGTGGGCCTGGCCGGTGGTGCTCGTCGCGGGCGTCGCGTTCTACGCTTGGCGCTATCGAGGGCTTGCGTGGATGCCGTTCGTGTGGCCGGCGGTGGTGCTGTTCTTCAGCCCGCGTTCGTTGCAGAACTACTTCGTCTACTGGCCGATCGCGCTCGCGGTCTATCTCCTCGTCCGCGGGGAAGCCGAGCCCGAGGCTGTGGCGAGCGCGCAGGCTCCGCGAACGAAGCGCACGGCGATAGCCTTCGCGGCGGCCGCCGCGTGCGTGATCGCAGCCGCCGTGCTGACGACGTTGGCGTTCCTGCGACCGCTGCACGAAGCACGCATCTCGGGAGCGGCATTCGATCCTTCGACCGGGCTCGTGCGCGCGCTCGACGTTGAGATGAACACGCGGGGTGACGCGAGCGCCGCGTATCGCTTTGCCGTCGACTCCGCGAAGAACGGCGCAATTTTCTGGCGGATCGCGCGCGTGACGCGCGAGGGTACCGGTCGCGTCGCGGTCCGGCTCGAAGCGCCGAGTCTCGGCGCCGAGGTTCCGGTTTCAGAAAACGCCGGCGTGCAAGTCGTTGCCTACACGTCCAACGGGGATCTCCTCGCCTACACGTCGTCGTGGGCGCCGCGCGAAGATCCGCACGCGTCGCTTTCGGACCTTCATTTGGTGTGCGCGCGCAGCGCATTTATGTTTTTGCCGGCGCCGGCGCCGCTCACGTGGGAATACTCGGCGAGTGATCTGCTCGACGGGACGATCGAATGCGTGCCGAGGGGAAGCGCCGACAGCGCCGTGCTGTTCAACGTGCAGCGCCCGCGCGACCAGGCGTGGAGGCTTGCGACGATCGCGCAGCTCGCGGAGGTCGGCAGTGGCCGTTTCGCTTTTTGGCTCAAACCGGGCTCCGATTCGACGGCAAGCGTGCTTCCGACGCACGTCTTCGGGGTCTCGCTTGTGGACGGCTTGAACCACCAGTATTACGTGATGACGAACTCCCGCATCCGCTCGCCGGAGTTTCTCACGCGCGACCGCTTTCGCTACTACATCGTCCCGGCCAAGCTGCACGCCTGGACGCACGTGAGCGTCGATACCCGCGCGCTGCCGGACTTCTACGTTCCACCGTACGGGTCGGTGCAAGTTATCGTCATGGATGCGATCCACGGAGCCGACGCGGTACGCATCACGGATGACGAGTTCGGCGGCTTCGGCAGCCGCCCATGAGTGTCTTGAAGATCGCCGCGATCGCGCTCGCGATCTTCGGCGCGACGTATTTCGTCGGCGTGCTCGAGCATCCACCGCCGCAAGCGCTCGAAGATTTCAGCGCATTCTACTGCGGCGCCCGGCTCGCCGCCACATACGAGAACCCGTACGACGACGCGGCGCTCGGGCGCTGCGAACGCAGCGTCGCGCCGTGGCAGCGCGGCGGCGTGATGCCGGCGCCGTACCCGCCCTACGCGCTGTTGCTGCTTTTTCCGCTGAGCCTCTTGCCCTTCGGCGTCGCGGGCGCGATCTGGATCGCCGGCATCGTGGGTGCGATCGCGATCTCGTGCGTCGTCATCGCGCGGCTGTCGCGCGCGCCGCTCGTCGTTGCGGTAGCGGCGTTCGCCGCGACGATATGGTTTCCGTCGATGATCGCCGCGTCGATGGCGGCATATCCGATTCTCTTCCTGCTTCTCGCCGCTTACGCGCTGCGCCGCGAGCGGTGGAGCTGGGCGGCCGTGTTTCTCGGGCTCGGGATGGTCAAACCGAACCTCGCGCTTCCCGCCTGCCTCGCCGCGTTTGCGATCCTTCCACCGATGCGCATGCGCCTGGCCGCCGCCGGCGCGGCCCTCTTCGTCGCGCAGACACTCGTTGCCGGTCCGAAGCTCTTTCTCTCCTACGTAGAGTACATGCACGCATACGCCGCGCGCGACATCGCGAACGCGTGGCAATATAGCCTCGTCTACGGTCTTCACATGCTGGGTGTCGCTGATCGCACAGCCGTCGGCTTGGGATGGGCCCAGTACGCCGTCGCGGCGGTCGCGGGCATCGCCATCGGCGCGGCCTTTGCGAGGCGATACGGCGACACCGCGTGGGTCGTTCTTACGCCGCTCGCGTTTGCCATCATCGGAGGAATCTACGCGCGCCAGCAGGAGCTTGCCGCAGCCATTCCGTTCGGCGTGATGCTCGCGTACCAGGCGCCATCCGCGCTCGCGCGGCTCGCATTGGTGCTGCTGGCGACGCCGTGGTCGGCGGTCTACGGCGATGCGGCGTATCCGCCGTTCGTTATGCTCACCACCGGAACGCTCGTGCACCAGTTCTGGAAGCCGCCGCCTATCGTGACGCTGCTTGCGGCCTTCGCTGCCGTCGCCGTGCTGCTCGCGTTTCCGAACGGATCGACGCCGTCGAACTCGCTCTGGTTCCTGAGGCATTTGCCCGGATGGCTCGGGCTCGCCGCGCTCGTTGTCGCCTGCGTTGCCGTGCTCGTGGAGGGGAAAGGCGCCGAGCTGCCGCAGCCGTCGGCGTGATGCGGGCGACTTCCGTCTTGCTGGTGGTCGCGTTCTCCTTTGGCCTCACGTCTTGTGGCGGCGGAGGAGGCGGGGGCGGCGGAATCGTGCCGTCCGCGCCGCGCGCGCCGGCGCCCCCGGCAAGTGCGGATTGGAACACGTTTGCCGACGGACTCTCGCGCGAAGGCTACAATCCGTCGGAACGTACGCTCGGTCGAAACAACGCCGGATCGCTGCACGCTCTGTGGACCCGCGATCTCGGTGGCGCAATCGACGCGCAATCGCTCTTCGCCGCGAACGTCACGGTCGGCGGCTCCTCGCACGACGTGCTCTACGTCGGGACGGAAGGCGGAACGTTCTACGCGCTGGACGCCTCGACGGGCGCGACGCTATGGCAGGCCGCGCTCGGATCGGTCGCCGGCATCTGCGAGGCGGATCTGCCCGGCGGCGTCTACGGCATCACGGGTACGGCCACGTTCGATCGGACCACGAACCGCGTGTACGTCGCCGACGGGCTCGACAGGCTTCACGCCTTCGACATGGCAACCGGCCAAGAGGCGGCGGGCTGGCCGGTCGCGATTACCGCGCTGACGTCGCAAGAGCACGTCTACAGTGCGCTTGCGTACAATCCGGCCAACCATCTGCTGTACGCGCAGACGGCGGGCTACTGCGATATCACGCCGTACCAAGGGCGCCTCATCGCCGTCAACACGCAGAGCGCGAGCGTCGTTGCGACGTTTCTGCCGGGCGGAACGGAGAACGGCGGGGGCCTTTGGGGCATGGGCGGCCCGTCGATCGACGCGACAACGGGCGATCTCTTCATCGGGACCGGGAACACGATCGGCGCGACCGCGCACGACGCGTACGCAGAGCAGGTCGTGCGATTGACGTCGACGCTCTCGGTCGAAGCGGCGAACTACCCCGGCTTGGTCAACGGGACGCGCGATTACGATTTTGGGTCGACGCCGATGCTCTATCAGATGCCGGCGTGCGCACCGCAGTTCACCGCGCAGAACAAAGACGGCAGCCTCTACGTGTACGGGCAAGGTACGATCTCATCCGGGCCGATGCAGAATTTAGCGATGGCCGACGACTCCGAGCAGGGGCAGTTCATCGGCGTTGCGGCGTTTTCGCCCGTGACCAACGAAGTCTACGTCGGCGTTCCGGCCGGATACGGCGGCTTTTCGAACGGGCTCGTCGCGCTGAGAGAGCGGGCGGGATGTAGCCTTGCGCTCGCGTGGCAGAGCACCGAGGGATCCGTTCCGCCCGAAGGTGACAACGTTGCTGCGACGGTTGCAAACGGCGTGGTCTACTCGGTGAACGGCATCGGCGACGCCGTCTTTGCCAACGATGCGCAGACGGGTGCGGCGCTCTGGAACAGCGCAGCGGCGATCGGGGGCCCGGTTTTTACGCCGCCGACGGTCGCGAACGGACGCGTCTACGTGGGCTCCTGGGACCACAGCCTGTACGCCTTCGCGGCGCCGTGAGGCGCTTCACTTGAGGAAGATGGGAACGCCCTCGACGTCCTCGACGCCGGCGGCATTGCGCGCAATGATCCAAAGCAGATAATGGCGGCGCGCCGGCGGCGGCAGTTCCGGCATCACGTAATGAAATGCGAACTGACCGAACGCGAGCCGCGGCACGTTATAGGAGAACGTCTCGGTGCGCATCTCGACGCTCGCAACGTTCGTCGACGTCGTGACGGTGCCGGCGAAGCGTTGCATCGGGGCGATGGTCGTCTCGGAGAGCCAGACGGAGACGATCCGCGGTGACGCGCTCGCTGCCGCAACCGGGGCCGGTGGAGGCGCGCCGGGCGATCCGCCGACGCGGACGTTCGCCGGCACGTGCACGGCGAGCGTGCAACCCGTGGTGCAGAGCACGAGCGCGAGTAGAAGGCTCCGGGGGCACCGTGAACGCATGCCGAAGATGAGATAGATGGCAGCGAGGGCGGATTCCTATCCGGCAGCGAGCCCGCAGCTGGACTGGGCATCGGCGATCCTCGGCTTTGCCTTCATGTGCGGGTTGATCGGCGACGGATGGTCGCACGCGCACTACGTCACCGACTCGTACTTCACGCCGGCGCACGCGATATTCTTCTCGGCTTTCACGCTGCTCGCCGCCATTACGCTCGTCACCGGCATTCGCAATCTTCGACGTGGCTATCCCTGGCGACGGATGCTCCCTCGCGGTTACACCCTTTCCTTTTGGGCGGCGCTGCTGTTCTTTCCGGGTATCCCCGCGGATTTGACGTGGCATCTCATCATGGGGCCCGAGAAGAGCCTTGCGGTGCTCCTGAGCCCGACGCATCTCTACCTCGCCGCCTGCATTGCCATCATGATGACCGGACCGCTGCGCGCGGCGCTCGCAGCGCCTCCGCGAGCGAAGCTTGCGGCGCAGCTGCCGATGCTGATCTCCGCCTGCGCGTTCTTCATGCTGCTCGAGTTCTTTACGCAATATGCCTTTGCGTTCGATGCCGGGTTCAGCCGGGCGATGGCGCCGGTCGGATATCAGGATCTCGATCGCTCCGGCAACCTGCCGCAGATCGTCAACGTCTTCTACCGCGAGATCGAAGGCCTTTTCGCGATCTTCGTGCACGCGCTTCTGGTCGCGGGCTTCGTCGTCTTTCTCACGCGCTCGTTCCGTCTCGCGCCCGGAGCCTTCACGCTGCTCTTCACGCTCGGCATCGGGACGATGGCAGCGATGACGTCGAACGATCCGACGACCTACACCGTGAATCTTCTCGACGGGCTGCTGACCGGAGCGATCGCGGACGTTCTCTATGCGAAGATGCGGCCGTCGGATGCCGTGGGCAGCTTTCGCGCCTTTGCGGCGCTCGTGCCGGCGAACCACTTCGCGCTCTTCTGGCTGCTGGAAGCGGCGCTCGCGGGCGGAACGTGGTGGGAGCCGAATCTCGTCCTCGGGGCGATCGTCATACCCGCGGCCATCGGCTTGCTGCTGAGCGTGATCGCGTCGCCACCTCCGACGGCGGCGTTACCGAGCGCATGAACGAGGAGAGCGCGCGCCTTCGGAGCGTCGACGGGCTTCGGGCGCTCGCGATGATCTGGATCGTATCATTCCACGTGCTCTACTTTTTGAACAACGTGATGGATCCGCACCAGGCGTGGGCGTTCTTCGCGAGCACGCGCTTTAACCTCATCCTCCAGGCGCCGTTCGGCATCGACGTGCTCTTCGTGCTCAGCGGCTTCCTCATCGGCGGATACGTCTTTCGGGAGCTGAAGAAGAGCCGGCTCTCGATGCGCACGTATTTCATCCGCCGCGCGGCGCGGCTCTTCCCGGCCTATGTTGCGGCGCTCGCGCTGTACGCGATGGTGATTCCGTACAATCTGCCGCACGTCTGGGCGAACCTTCTCTTCGTGAACAACTACGTTCCATTCGCGCAGCAGGCGATGGGGTGGACGTGGACGCTCGGCGTCGACGCGCATTTCTACGTGCTCTTTCCGCTGGCGATCCTGCTCGTGCGCGACAGCCGATGGTACCTGCCGCTCCTCATAGCTGCGTTGGCCGGCGCGCTCGCCGTACGCGCTTTCGTGGTCCTGCACGCCGGCATGACGCTGCCCTGGCTAACCTCGCCGGTCTACGACGCGGCGCACTTCAACCGCGTCTTCGACGTGCTGTACGACAAGACGCAGATGCGCTTCGGTGCGATCGTCTGCGGGCTCATCGCTGCGTACCTCTACGAGTACACGTCCGTACGCGACGCCCTCTCGCGGCATGCGGCGCTCGCGCTCTCTCTTTTTCTCGCGTCGATCGCGGTACTGGCGGCGTATATGGCGGTTCCCGGGTACCTGCCCGACAGCGGCGCTCGCCTCGGCGGCGGGCTCTCGGCCTTCTACTTGGTGACGTCGGACTACGCGTTTGCAGCCGCCATCACGTGCGTGCTTTTGCTCGTGCTCTGCGAAGCGCCTCGCAGCCGTATGGTGGCGGCATGGCTCTCCGCGCGCATGTGGTACTGGCCTGCGGAGCTGTCCTACAGTGCCTTTCTGCTCAACCCGCTCGTCATTTTGGGGGCGTACGTCCTCGTGCTGCATCCATCGGCAATGACGCTTCCCAAGGCGATCGAATACGAGCTGCTGCTCATCCCGCTCACGTACGCTGCAGCTGCGCTCCTGTATTTCTCGGTCGAGAAGCCGTTCCGCCGCATGGCCCGCAGATACACGCAAGTGAAACCCAGCGCAATCGCGGCCGAGCGAGCAGGGCAATGAAGCTGCAGCTCCGGATTCGGGCTGCCTTAAGCGCGGCGCGATTCGGTCCCGCGTGGGCCGTTATGACGCCTTGAGCCGCGCTA
This genomic window from Candidatus Dormiibacterota bacterium contains:
- a CDS encoding glycosyltransferase 87 family protein, with protein sequence MSVLKIAAIALAIFGATYFVGVLEHPPPQALEDFSAFYCGARLAATYENPYDDAALGRCERSVAPWQRGGVMPAPYPPYALLLLFPLSLLPFGVAGAIWIAGIVGAIAISCVVIARLSRAPLVVAVAAFAATIWFPSMIAASMAAYPILFLLLAAYALRRERWSWAAVFLGLGMVKPNLALPACLAAFAILPPMRMRLAAAGAALFVAQTLVAGPKLFLSYVEYMHAYAARDIANAWQYSLVYGLHMLGVADRTAVGLGWAQYAVAAVAGIAIGAAFARRYGDTAWVVLTPLAFAIIGGIYARQQELAAAIPFGVMLAYQAPSALARLALVLLATPWSAVYGDAAYPPFVMLTTGTLVHQFWKPPPIVTLLAAFAAVAVLLAFPNGSTPSNSLWFLRHLPGWLGLAALVVACVAVLVEGKGAELPQPSA
- a CDS encoding PQQ-binding-like beta-propeller repeat protein produces the protein MRATSVLLVVAFSFGLTSCGGGGGGGGGIVPSAPRAPAPPASADWNTFADGLSREGYNPSERTLGRNNAGSLHALWTRDLGGAIDAQSLFAANVTVGGSSHDVLYVGTEGGTFYALDASTGATLWQAALGSVAGICEADLPGGVYGITGTATFDRTTNRVYVADGLDRLHAFDMATGQEAAGWPVAITALTSQEHVYSALAYNPANHLLYAQTAGYCDITPYQGRLIAVNTQSASVVATFLPGGTENGGGLWGMGGPSIDATTGDLFIGTGNTIGATAHDAYAEQVVRLTSTLSVEAANYPGLVNGTRDYDFGSTPMLYQMPACAPQFTAQNKDGSLYVYGQGTISSGPMQNLAMADDSEQGQFIGVAAFSPVTNEVYVGVPAGYGGFSNGLVALRERAGCSLALAWQSTEGSVPPEGDNVAATVANGVVYSVNGIGDAVFANDAQTGAALWNSAAAIGGPVFTPPTVANGRVYVGSWDHSLYAFAAP
- a CDS encoding acyltransferase, which produces MNEESARLRSVDGLRALAMIWIVSFHVLYFLNNVMDPHQAWAFFASTRFNLILQAPFGIDVLFVLSGFLIGGYVFRELKKSRLSMRTYFIRRAARLFPAYVAALALYAMVIPYNLPHVWANLLFVNNYVPFAQQAMGWTWTLGVDAHFYVLFPLAILLVRDSRWYLPLLIAALAGALAVRAFVVLHAGMTLPWLTSPVYDAAHFNRVFDVLYDKTQMRFGAIVCGLIAAYLYEYTSVRDALSRHAALALSLFLASIAVLAAYMAVPGYLPDSGARLGGGLSAFYLVTSDYAFAAAITCVLLLVLCEAPRSRMVAAWLSARMWYWPAELSYSAFLLNPLVILGAYVLVLHPSAMTLPKAIEYELLLIPLTYAAAALLYFSVEKPFRRMARRYTQVKPSAIAAERAGQ